Proteins from a single region of Corylus avellana chromosome ca11, CavTom2PMs-1.0:
- the LOC132166208 gene encoding G-type lectin S-receptor-like serine/threonine-protein kinase LECRK3, producing MMPILFLPFLLLSAIFAQQGQSLVKRGSFLTPSTNSSWPSPSGLYAFGFYKQGSGYAVGIFLAGLPQKTVVWTADRDKPPVSSDSKLNFTSDGRLVLQSAQGAETSLASFPEGASSLSMLDTGNFVLLNSANQTVWQSFDYPTDTFLPTQNLSHGQVLYSSVSDTNKSTGIFRVLMQEDGWLAMYPVGTPYTLEYGYGGPGIDGQKNDVVLQLEDDGHLYLINGAGVIIVNMTAGYATKDVVYRLTIDPDGILRLYSHDMNQNGDWTVKWFTPDDNVCKPKGLCGINGYCVVIDLQVGCKCLPQFESVNKEDRSSGCQRNFTAESCESDRYAMEPVLNTVWENNNYSIIISTTQDNCGEACLQDCNCEAALFKDGVCTKQRLPLRFGRRDQTDSTVALIKVGTSTVTIDGYMPKERKKERRLDILIVGVSLLAFALVVLAISGIAVYRNRVWSYKVISNHGNTVLGEDVAPKSFTYAQLEKVTGGFKEELGRGAFGTVYKGAIWNGVGQRIVAVKRLDKLLAEREREFHTEMKVIGRTHHKNLVRLLGYCHDGPNRLLVYEYMSNGSLADVLFTPEKQPSWNERMEIARNIARGILYLHEECEPQIIHCDVKPQNILMDENRRPKISDFGLSKLMKADQTKTFTHIRGTKGYVAPEWHRKMPVTVKVDVYSFGIVLLEIICCRKSVDLDLPEEEAILEEWVYQCFESCELSKLVNNEEVDKRQLERITKVGLWCILDEPSLRPSMKKVLLMLEGTVDIPVPPSPTSFLSTI from the coding sequence ATGATGCCAATTCTCTTcctcccttttcttcttctctcagcTATTTTCGCTCAACAGGGGCAATCCCTTGTAAAGCGAGGCTCTTTCTTGACGCCATCCACCAACTCTTCTTGGCCATCACCTTCCGGTTTATATGCCTTTGGATTCTACAAGCAAGGCAGCGGTTATGCTGTCGGCATTTTTCTTGCCGGGCTTCCACAAAAGACAGTGGTTTGGACAGCCGACCGAGACAAACCTCCAGTTTCCTCTGATTCTAAACTGAATTTCACAAGTGATGGACGCCTGGTTCTTCAATCGGCACAAGGCGCAGAGACAAGCCTCGCCAGTTTTCCGGAAGGTGCAAGCTCATTGTCGATGCTTGACACGGGCAACTTTGTTCTCCTTAATTCTGCTAATCAGACGGTATGGCAGAGTTTCGATTATCCAACGGACACCTTTTTGCCAACTCAGAATCTTTCCCACGGGCAAGTGTTGTATTCCAGTGTTTCAGACACTAACAAGTCAACCGGCATATTTCGGGTGTTGATGCAAGAAGATGGATGGCTCGCGATGTACCCAGTTGGAACTCCATACACGCTTGAATATGGTTATGGGGGACCTGGTATAGATGGGCAAAAAAATGACGTGGTTCTTCAACTTGAAGACGATGGTCATCTCTATTTGATCAATGGCGCTGGCGTTATTATAGTGAATATGACAGCCGGATATGCTACAAAAGATGTGGTCTACCGATTGACAATTGACCCAGATGGGATCTTGCGGCTATACTCCCACGACATGAATCAGAATGGAGATTGGACAGTCAAATGGTTTACTCCAGATGATAACGTCTGTAAGCCAAAGGGTCTATGTGGGATTAATGGATATTGTGTTGTAATTGATCTACAAGTTGGTTGCAAATGTCTTCCTCAATTTGAATCCGTCAACAAGGAAGATAGGAGTTCAGGCTGTCAAAGGAATTTCACTGCAGAAAGTTGCGAAAGCGACAGATATGCCATGGAACCAGTGCTGAACACCGTATGGGAGAAtaataactattctattatCATATCGACAACCCAAGACAATTGCGGAGAAGCATGTTTGCAGGACTGCAACTGTGAAGCTGCGCTGTTCAAAGACGGGGTGTGCACAAAACAAAGGCTTCCTTTGCGATTTGGGAGAAGAGATCAAACCGACTCAACCGTAGCCCTTATCAAGGTAGGTACATCTACAGTCACTATAGATGGATATATGccgaaagaaaggaagaaagagcgTCGATTGGACATCCTAATTGTCGGTGTTTCATTACTTGCTTTTGCATTAGTTGTCTTGGCGATTTCTGGAATTGCAGTTTACAGAAATCGTGTTTGGTCATATAAAGTGATATCTAATCATGGAAACACTGTATTGGGAGAGGATGTTGCTCCAAAATCATTTACTTACGCACAACTTGAGAAAGTGACGGGTGGTTTCAAGGAAGAGCTTGGCAGAGGAGCCTTTGGGACAGTATATAAAGGGGCAATATGGAATGGCGTTGGCCAGAGGATTGTAGCCGTCAAGAGGCTTGACAAATTGTTGGCTGAACGGGAAAGAGAATTTCATACAGAGATGAAAGTTATTGGGAGAACGCATCACAAAAACCTTGTCCGTTTACTGGGTTATTGCCATGATGGACCCAACAGGCTTTTGGTGTACGAGTACATGAGTAATGGGTCACTTGCAGATGTACTATTCACACCTGAAAAACAACCTTCTTGGAATGAAAGAATGGAAATCGCTCGCAACATAGCGAGAGGAATTCTTTATCTCCATGAAGAGTGtgaaccacaaatcattcattgCGACGTAAAACCCCAAAATATACTCATGGATGAAAACAGACGCCCAAAAATCTCTGACTTTGGACTGTCAAAGTTGATGAAGGCTGATCAAACCAAAACTTTTACTCACATTCGAGGGACAAAGGGATATGTTGCCCCAGAGTGGCATCGAAAAATGCCCGTGACAGTCAAAGTAGATGTATACAGCTTTGGAATTGTGCTGTTGGAGATTATATGTTGTCGAAAGAGTGTGGACCTTGATCTTCCAGAGGAAGAAGCTATTCTTGAAGAATGGGTGTACCAATGTTTTGAGAGTTGTGAGCTTAGTAAACTAGTGAATAATGAAGAGGTTGACAAGAGACAATTGGAGAGAATAACCAAAGTAGGACTTTGGTGCATTTTGGATGAGCCCTCACTCCGCCCTTCAATGAAAAAGGTTCTACTCATGTTAGAGGGGACTGTTGATATTCCAGTTCCTCCGAGTCCAACATCTTTTCTAAGTACCATCTGA